Proteins from a single region of Apium graveolens cultivar Ventura chromosome 7, ASM990537v1, whole genome shotgun sequence:
- the LOC141671758 gene encoding uncharacterized protein LOC141671758 isoform X1, with the protein MVPANDHVESFHNSVQLVKNAFESSFREVTIDFEQCWSSSRNRANNAVSFVSKKSELRSLESKQGKKLPIECFVGGLFHNLVQNFRKLNLGTGENQCTSSDFCGDIDTRNCKEFNHVKLFIDIFEGRRADVSGVLPNLKFARVGGVPLSNVVVLDSDKEEMSQAPAVVPMVDIPAESVLKSALAGGISCAFSSFIMHPVDTIKTQVQASTVTLPEIIVKIPQIGARGLYKGSIPAVSGQFFGYAYFAANILLLFLYYSHGLRTAICEASKFVLVYLAPTLPDIQVQSATSLCSTVLGTTFRVPTEVIKQRLQAGIYENVGEALTGTWQQDGLKGFFRGTGATLCREVPFYVAGAGLYAESKKAMQYLLGRELEPWEAIFVGAVSGGLASVTTTPFDVIKTRMMTATPGQPVSMSMIAFSIIRQEGPLGLFKGAVPRFFWVAPLGAMNFAGYELLRKAMDGTNIPKVSAATSPRK; encoded by the exons ATGGTACCTGCAAATGATCATGTGGAGTCATTTCATAATTCTGTTCAACTAGTTAAAAATGCTTTCGAATCTAGTTTTCGAGAAGTCACTATTGATTTTGAGCAGTGTTGGTCTAGTTCTAGAAATCGTGCCAACAATGCGGTTAGTTTTGTGTCGAAAAAGTCCGAATTGAGGAGTTTGGAAAGTAAGCAAGGGAAAAAATTGCCAATTGAGTGCTTTGTAGGGGGTTTGTTTCATAATTTAGTTCAAAACTTTCGCAAGTTGAATTTAGGCACCGGTGAAAATCAATGTACTAGTTCTGATTTTTGTGGAGATATAGATACTCGGAATTGCAAAGAGTTTAATCATGTTAAGCTGTTTATTGATATTTTCGAGGGTAGAAGAGCAGATGTTAGTGGAGTTTTACCGAATCTGAAGTTCGCGAGAGTAGGAGGCGTTCCGTTGAGTAATGTTGTTGTATTAGATTCTGACAAGGAGGAGATGTCTCAAGCTCCTGCTGTTGTACCTATGGTGGACATACCTGCTGAAAGCGTATTAAAATCTGCATTGGCAGGAGGCATTTCTTGTGCTTTTTCTTCATTTATAATGCATCCCGTTGATACAATAAAG ACTCAAGTACAGGCATCAACAGTTACTTTGCCAGAAATTATAGTAAAAATTCCTCAAATTGGAGCTCGAGGACTATACAAGGGATCCATTCCAGCAGTTTCTGGGCAGTTTTTTGG TTATGCTTATTTTGCAGCCAATATCCTTTTATTATTCTTATATTACAGCCATGGATTGAGAACTGCAATTTGTGAAGCAAGCAAGTTTGTATTGGTATATCTAGCTCCAACACTGCCAGATATACAG GTTCAATCTGCCACATCGCTATGTAGCACTGTTTTGGGGACAACCTTTCGGGTACCTACTGAAGTAATTAAGCAAAGGTTACAGGCCGGAATATATGAGAATGTTGGAGAGGCACTCACTGGTACTTGGCAACAAGATGGCCTTAAGGGGTTTTTTCGAGGGACTGGTGCTACTCTATGCCGTGAAGTTCCCTTTTATGTTGCAGGTGCAGGGCTTTACGCTGAATCCAAAAAG GCTATGCAGTACCTTTTAGGGAGAGAACTTGAGCCATGGGAAGCAATTTTTGTTGGGGCTGTCTCTGGCGGGTTAGCTTCAGTCACAACAACTCCTTTTGATGTGATAAAAACCAGGATGATGACTGCTACTCCAGGGCAGCCTGTATCGATGTCCATGATAGCATTCTCTATTATCCGTCAGGAGGGACCCCTAGGATTATTTAAAGGAGCTGTACCCAGATTTTTCTGGGTTGCCCCACTAGGTGCTATGAACTTTGCTGGTTATGAGCTTTTAAGGAAAGCAATGGATGGAACCAATATACCAAAGGTCTCTGCTGCTACTTCTCCACGGAAGTAG
- the LOC141671758 gene encoding uncharacterized protein LOC141671758 isoform X2, translating into MVPANDHVESFHNSVQLVKNAFESSFREVTIDFEQCWSSSRNRANNAVSFVSKKSELRSLESKQGKKLPIECFVGGLFHNLVQNFRKLNLGTGENQCTSSDFCGDIDTRNCKEFNHVKLFIDIFEGRRADVSGVLPNLKFARVGGVPLSNVVVLDSDKEEMSQAPAVVPMVDIPAESVLKSALAGGISCAFSSFIMHPVDTIKTQVQASTVTLPEIIVKIPQIGARGLYKGSIPAVSGQFFGHGLRTAICEASKFVLVYLAPTLPDIQVQSATSLCSTVLGTTFRVPTEVIKQRLQAGIYENVGEALTGTWQQDGLKGFFRGTGATLCREVPFYVAGAGLYAESKKAMQYLLGRELEPWEAIFVGAVSGGLASVTTTPFDVIKTRMMTATPGQPVSMSMIAFSIIRQEGPLGLFKGAVPRFFWVAPLGAMNFAGYELLRKAMDGTNIPKVSAATSPRK; encoded by the exons ATGGTACCTGCAAATGATCATGTGGAGTCATTTCATAATTCTGTTCAACTAGTTAAAAATGCTTTCGAATCTAGTTTTCGAGAAGTCACTATTGATTTTGAGCAGTGTTGGTCTAGTTCTAGAAATCGTGCCAACAATGCGGTTAGTTTTGTGTCGAAAAAGTCCGAATTGAGGAGTTTGGAAAGTAAGCAAGGGAAAAAATTGCCAATTGAGTGCTTTGTAGGGGGTTTGTTTCATAATTTAGTTCAAAACTTTCGCAAGTTGAATTTAGGCACCGGTGAAAATCAATGTACTAGTTCTGATTTTTGTGGAGATATAGATACTCGGAATTGCAAAGAGTTTAATCATGTTAAGCTGTTTATTGATATTTTCGAGGGTAGAAGAGCAGATGTTAGTGGAGTTTTACCGAATCTGAAGTTCGCGAGAGTAGGAGGCGTTCCGTTGAGTAATGTTGTTGTATTAGATTCTGACAAGGAGGAGATGTCTCAAGCTCCTGCTGTTGTACCTATGGTGGACATACCTGCTGAAAGCGTATTAAAATCTGCATTGGCAGGAGGCATTTCTTGTGCTTTTTCTTCATTTATAATGCATCCCGTTGATACAATAAAG ACTCAAGTACAGGCATCAACAGTTACTTTGCCAGAAATTATAGTAAAAATTCCTCAAATTGGAGCTCGAGGACTATACAAGGGATCCATTCCAGCAGTTTCTGGGCAGTTTTTTGG CCATGGATTGAGAACTGCAATTTGTGAAGCAAGCAAGTTTGTATTGGTATATCTAGCTCCAACACTGCCAGATATACAG GTTCAATCTGCCACATCGCTATGTAGCACTGTTTTGGGGACAACCTTTCGGGTACCTACTGAAGTAATTAAGCAAAGGTTACAGGCCGGAATATATGAGAATGTTGGAGAGGCACTCACTGGTACTTGGCAACAAGATGGCCTTAAGGGGTTTTTTCGAGGGACTGGTGCTACTCTATGCCGTGAAGTTCCCTTTTATGTTGCAGGTGCAGGGCTTTACGCTGAATCCAAAAAG GCTATGCAGTACCTTTTAGGGAGAGAACTTGAGCCATGGGAAGCAATTTTTGTTGGGGCTGTCTCTGGCGGGTTAGCTTCAGTCACAACAACTCCTTTTGATGTGATAAAAACCAGGATGATGACTGCTACTCCAGGGCAGCCTGTATCGATGTCCATGATAGCATTCTCTATTATCCGTCAGGAGGGACCCCTAGGATTATTTAAAGGAGCTGTACCCAGATTTTTCTGGGTTGCCCCACTAGGTGCTATGAACTTTGCTGGTTATGAGCTTTTAAGGAAAGCAATGGATGGAACCAATATACCAAAGGTCTCTGCTGCTACTTCTCCACGGAAGTAG